A genome region from Rhodopseudomonas boonkerdii includes the following:
- a CDS encoding serine hydrolase domain-containing protein, whose amino-acid sequence MGRRDVMRALIAGAIFAAGAAAFLFQTFAVAEDRFASEGTFDIPAGAHFSQEKLNAIDVFFKTQIDNGKIPGAIVLIQQHGKPVYERFFGVRDPDTKQPMTADTIFRLHSMSKPITSFAAMMLVDEGKLKLDDPVSTYIPSFAKAKVGVEKTLENGEKALEIVPPNRPITIRDLLLHTSGITYGFYGNSLVRRAYGNADIYNGDFDNKEFADRIAQLPLEYQPGTMWDYGHSTDILGRVIEVVSGKTLLGFEEEKLLKPLGMTSTGFYVKEKAKEALLAKPMGWDSDFRTGRQGRPETYRKWESGSGGMVSTLSDYRKFAQMLLNGGEYDGKRYLSPVTFKDMTTDHIGKGSGIARDYLYFPGDGFGFGYGFAVRTDAGNAKPPPPGSLGELKWDGASGCYFIIDPVQDFFMILLEQTPSERQRIQRSLKLLVYEALEK is encoded by the coding sequence ATGGGGCGACGGGATGTGATGCGCGCACTGATCGCCGGCGCGATATTTGCGGCTGGTGCCGCTGCATTCCTATTTCAGACCTTCGCCGTAGCCGAAGACCGCTTCGCTTCCGAAGGCACTTTCGATATCCCTGCCGGCGCGCATTTCTCCCAGGAGAAGCTCAACGCGATCGACGTTTTCTTCAAGACGCAGATCGACAACGGCAAGATCCCGGGCGCCATCGTGCTGATCCAGCAGCATGGCAAGCCTGTCTATGAGCGCTTCTTCGGCGTTCGCGATCCCGACACCAAGCAGCCGATGACAGCGGACACGATCTTCCGTCTGCATTCCATGTCGAAGCCCATTACCTCATTTGCGGCGATGATGCTGGTGGACGAGGGCAAGCTGAAGCTCGACGATCCCGTCTCGACATACATTCCGTCCTTTGCGAAGGCCAAGGTCGGGGTCGAAAAGACGCTGGAGAATGGCGAGAAGGCGCTGGAGATCGTGCCGCCAAACCGGCCGATCACCATCCGGGACCTCCTGCTCCACACGTCGGGCATCACCTACGGTTTCTATGGCAACAGCCTGGTCCGTCGCGCCTATGGCAATGCCGATATCTACAATGGCGATTTCGACAACAAGGAGTTCGCCGATCGCATCGCGCAACTGCCGCTGGAATATCAGCCCGGCACCATGTGGGACTACGGACACTCCACCGACATTCTGGGCCGCGTGATCGAAGTCGTGTCGGGCAAGACGCTGCTCGGTTTCGAGGAGGAGAAGCTGCTCAAGCCGCTCGGCATGACCTCGACCGGTTTTTACGTGAAGGAAAAGGCGAAAGAGGCGCTGCTTGCCAAGCCGATGGGATGGGACAGCGATTTCCGCACGGGACGGCAAGGGCGCCCCGAAACTTATCGAAAATGGGAGTCCGGCAGCGGCGGCATGGTCTCGACCCTGTCCGACTATCGCAAATTCGCGCAGATGCTGCTGAACGGCGGTGAATATGACGGCAAGCGTTATCTGAGCCCGGTGACGTTCAAGGACATGACCACCGATCACATCGGCAAGGGCAGTGGCATTGCGCGCGACTATCTCTATTTCCCCGGCGACGGCTTCGGATTCGGTTATGGCTTTGCCGTGCGCACCGATGCGGGCAATGCCAAGCCGCCGCCGCCGGGATCGCTCGGCGAGCTGAAATGGGACGGCGCGTCCGGCTGTTATTTCATCATCGATCCCGTGCAGGACTTCTTCATGATCCTGCTCGAACAGACGCCCTCGGAACGCCAGCGCATCCAGCGCTCGCTCAAGCTGCTCGTCTATGAAGCGCTGGAGAAATAG
- a CDS encoding serine hydrolase domain-containing protein, whose translation MKRWRNSAVALMLLALFGAGTDRAAVPIARAEKAQAVAREFSPDKLLKLDDYFLGMVAERKIPGAVVLVQQHGKRVYFDTFGNRDSGHPMTANSIFRLYSMSKPITSVAAMMLVEDGKLKLDDPLSTYIPAFAKAKVGLDATGGDEHASFGLTPLRRPITIADLLKHTSGITYGFYGEDPARKRYAQLDVFGRDWDNASWAERIAQLPLAEQPGTLWNYGHSTDILGRVIEVVSGDTLYHFLRDRLFEPLGMTDTSFYITDLNHRERVAEPFASDRMVGAVVGMHDPADVGRWQAGGSGLVGTIADYARFLQMLLDGGSLDGRHYLSPESVKEMTRDHIGPGSGIARDYYYFPGAASGFGYGFAVRTKELADEPGPLGEFRWDGVGGTFFWVDPTDDMFVLVMTQAPSQRWRMEVDVRKIVYEALE comes from the coding sequence ATGAAGCGCTGGAGAAATAGCGCCGTTGCGCTCATGTTGCTGGCGCTGTTCGGTGCCGGCACCGATCGCGCTGCGGTGCCAATCGCGCGCGCCGAGAAAGCACAAGCTGTCGCGCGCGAATTTTCGCCCGACAAACTTCTCAAGCTCGACGATTACTTCCTCGGCATGGTGGCCGAGCGGAAGATCCCCGGCGCGGTGGTGCTGGTGCAGCAGCATGGCAAGCGCGTTTATTTCGACACATTCGGCAATCGCGACAGCGGCCATCCGATGACGGCGAATTCGATCTTCCGACTGTATTCGATGAGCAAGCCGATCACCTCGGTTGCGGCCATGATGCTGGTCGAAGATGGCAAGCTCAAGCTTGATGATCCCCTGTCGACATACATTCCGGCATTTGCCAAGGCCAAGGTCGGGCTGGATGCGACCGGCGGCGATGAGCACGCCAGTTTCGGGCTGACTCCGCTGCGGCGTCCGATCACAATCGCCGATCTGCTGAAGCATACATCCGGCATTACTTACGGCTTCTATGGCGAAGATCCCGCGCGAAAACGCTATGCGCAGCTCGATGTCTTCGGCCGCGACTGGGACAATGCTTCCTGGGCCGAGCGCATCGCGCAACTGCCGCTGGCCGAGCAGCCTGGCACCCTGTGGAATTACGGGCATTCCACCGACATTCTCGGACGTGTGATCGAAGTCGTGTCGGGCGACACACTCTATCACTTTCTCAGGGATCGCTTGTTCGAACCACTGGGCATGACCGACACGTCCTTCTACATCACCGACTTGAATCACCGCGAGCGCGTCGCCGAACCCTTTGCGTCGGATCGCATGGTGGGAGCGGTGGTTGGCATGCACGATCCGGCCGATGTCGGACGTTGGCAGGCGGGAGGCTCCGGCCTGGTCGGCACGATCGCAGATTACGCGCGCTTCCTGCAGATGCTGCTCGATGGCGGGAGCCTCGATGGCCGGCATTATCTCTCACCGGAGAGCGTGAAGGAGATGACGCGCGACCATATCGGTCCCGGCAGCGGCATCGCGCGCGACTATTATTATTTTCCCGGCGCGGCCAGCGGTTTCGGCTACGGTTTTGCCGTGCGCACAAAGGAACTGGCGGACGAACCGGGGCCGCTCGGCGAATTTCGCTGGGACGGCGTTGGTGGCACCTTCTTCTGGGTCGATCCCACGGACGACATGTTCGTGCTGGTGATGACTCAGGCGCCGTCGCA